A region of Ictalurus furcatus strain D&B chromosome 1, Billie_1.0, whole genome shotgun sequence DNA encodes the following proteins:
- the LOC128605211 gene encoding adenylate cyclase type 10-like isoform X2, whose amino-acid sequence MDLYSCPVFNSRIMNADLYSVLTSESVRTREDKTGVLLHLSTPRLIIDQHNPCLKSVARICAAGGYIVHDTGDTILAEWVVENVQLSDTISQVVQCAFQILDKCDKQRRKHLKIVISSGRFSRARVGVGARQLFVVFGTAVDEMRSAMALAEPGYVMLSPEAWRLCRKNDLPVKWTENEQVVKVLCVRKRQSVSMEDLDNYKIPARSSPRRAYLLSTDDRQKYMHRFMIETALERMRTTVRMQRLKEAWPVTILFVNVQYAQTPTDVRRSCNRVSNIIAKQMFSCCGEICNAFFFEEGCVFPCAVGLPGKRRQDKTAQAMQAAYCIQETCSREIDNILMVSVGLSTGRVFYTLQRRPERNEYTVYGRTVHVASALVKEHLGMVSCDVATSLYSMLPLLPSMFHETKDHLEQVHKRDEIYEMLGDEAAMSRGMFGMRLALAHMQTMQYVERQVVDYASVIGHTFTVEMLQKFLPDIRDRALTTALRSLFRVGIFKCASEPRDVSVTKTCYCENKPQEFMQISEEPLWTCQLMSFCNAEEMEAVHNLVQKNRFLFKEQHVMCARYLEEKAYRCSKCNADKFIFGPKEAAGDIDEHLLEIYKTIRPNEIFQSQGMRCRSKTFRAERNSKNTACVLSKAKSVLTETRDRTTAGGCECAQLVETVLYPRVRHWTCVGDVPRTFYYLVESAAACVYLHNDARALEYLRMAKAIVENLTKGKPAFPSADPGAVKLCKLQQGFMYRLTGEVLFSAGEISEAEESFRKALKVLNCRLPRNAAMQLPMLVWETMKKSRFLSRHFEIPEKRKLAHLQECICCLSFLWQIGYMCGQFQSAMLAITMEINLAVQTADPFKYRQLMSGESECRHLKDFLCRTCASLSDHPDGPRLISHLTRILTSSNCTPGTWSIPLSAESRSQGNRAGDRCPIPVGDEQPTQTDQKGSDILASFAPLEVRVIQATAGNSQC is encoded by the exons ATGGATCTCTACAGCTGCCCAGTTTTTAACTCTAGAATCATGAATGCTGACTTGTACAGTGTTTTGACATCAGAGTCAGTTCGCACCAGAGAAGACAAGACTGGTGTTTTGCTGCACTTGAGTACACCAC GCTTGATAATTGATCAGCACAACCCCTGCCTGAAAAGTGTTGCAC GTATCTGTGCTGCAGGTGGCTACATTGTGCACGACACAG GTGATACGATTCTGGCTGAATGGGTGGTGGAGAACGTGCAGCTGAGTGACACCATATCTCAGGTTGTCCAATGCGCTTTCCAAATTCTGGATAAGTGCGACAAGCAAAGGAGAAAACATCTCAAAATAG TAATATCGTCTGGGAGATTCTCCAGAGCGAGAGTAGGAGTTGGCGCTCGTCAGCTCTTCGTCGTGTTTGGCACGGCCGTGGACGAGATGCGATCAGCGATGGCGCTAGCGGAGCCTGGCTACGTCATGCTCTCTCCTGAAGCATGGCGGCTCTGCCGCAAAAACGACTTACCCGTCAAGTGGACTGAAAACGAACAAGTGGTCAAG GTGCTCTGTGTCAGGAAAAGACAGAGCGTGTCAATGGAAGACCTGGACAATTACAAAATCCCTGCGAGGa GCTCCCCAAGAAGAGCGTACCTACTATCAACAGATGACAGACAAAAATACATGCACAGATTCATGATCGAAACAGCCCTGGAAAGG ATGCGCACAACAGTGCGAATGCAGCGgctgaaggaggcatggcccgTCACCATCTTGTTTGTGAATGTGCAGTACGCGCAAACTCCGACGGATGTCCGACGCAGCTGTAACCGAGTCAGCAACATTATTGCCAAGCAGATGTTCAGCTGCTGTGGGGAGATCTGCAATGCCTTCTTTTTTGAAGAG GGCTGTGTATTTCCGTGCGCCGTCGGTTTACCTGGGAAAAGGAGACAGGATAAGACTGCTCAGGCGATGCAGGCTGCCTACTGTATACAAGAGACATGCAGCCGAGAAATCGACAACATTTT GATGGTCTCTGTAGGGTTAAGTACAGGAAGAGTTTTCTACACTCTGCAGCGCCGTCCTGAGAGAAACGAATACACAG TGTACGGACGTACAGTACACGTGGCATCGGCTTTGGTGAAGGAGCACCTGGGGATGGTGTCGTGTGATGTGGCGACCAGCCTTTACTCCATGCTGCCTCTTTTGCCCTCGATGTTTCATGAGACGAAAGATCATCTTGAACAAGTGCACAAACGGGACGAGATTTATGAGAT GCTTGGTGATGAAGCTGCAATGTCCAGGGGGATGTTCGGAATGAGACTGG CTCTAGCTCACATGCAGACAATGCAGTATGTTGAGCGTCAGGTGGTGGACTACGCCTCCGTTATTGGCCACACCTTCACCGTCGAGATGCTGCAGAAGTTCCTGCCTGATATACGTGACCGGGCTCTCACGACCGCCCTTAGATCGCTGTTTAGAGTGGGCATCTTCAAGTGTGCCTCCGAGCCTAGGGACGTCTCAGTGACCAAGACCTGTTACTGCGAGAACAAACCCCAAG AGTTCATGCAGATCTCAGAGGAGCCTTTGTGGACGTGTCAGCTGATGAGTTTCTGCAACGCTGAGGAAATGGAGGCAGTGCATAACCTGGTACAAAAGAATAGGTTTCTGTTCAAGGAGCAGCATGTCATGTGTGCCAGGTACCTAGAGGAAAAGGCGTACCGCTGCAGCAAATGCAACGCTGACAAGTTCATATTCGGACCAAAAGAAGCCGCAGGAGACATCGACGAGCATCTCCTGGAGATCTACAAGACAATACGGCCTAACGAGATCTTTCAGAGCCAGG GCATGCGCTGTCGAAGTAAGACGTTCCGGGCTGAAAGAAACAG CAAGAATACAGCGTGCGTCCTGTCCAAAGCGAAGTCCGTACTGACGGAGACGCGTGATAGGACGACTGCGGGCGGCTGCGAGTGCGCTCAGCTAGTGGAGACGGTACTCTACCCTAGAGTGAGACACTGGACCTGTGTAGGAGATGTGCCCAGGACCTTTTACTACCTGGTGGAGAGCGCAGCCGCCTGTGTATATCTTCACAATGATGCCAGG GCATTGGAGTATCTGAGGATGGCCAAGGCAATTGTGGAGAATCTCACAAAAGGGAAGCCTGCGTTTCCATCAGcagatcctggagctgtgaaacTCTGTAAACTTCAGCAAGGGTTTATGTATCGGCTCACAGGAGAG gttctaTTTAGCGCAGGGGAAATTTCAGAGGCAGAGGAGAGCTTTAGGAAAGCCTTGAAGGTCCTGAACTGCAGACTCCCTCGCAATGCCGCCATGCAGTTGCCGATGTTGGTTTGGGAGACGATGAAGAAAAGCCGCTTCCTATCCAGACACTTCGAGATCCCAGA gAAAAGGAAGCTAGCCCATCTGCAGGAGTGCATCTGTTGTCTCTCCTTCCTGTGGCAAATCGGCTACATGTGCGGCCAGTTCCAAAGCGCAATGCTGGCCATCACCATGGAGATCAACCTGGCCGTCCAGACCGCCGATCCGTTCAAG TACAGGCAGCTTATGAGCGGGGAGAGCGAGTGCAGGCATCTGAAAGACTTCCTGTGCAGGACTTGCGCCAGCCTGTCGGACCACCCTGATGGACCGAGGCTGATCAGCCACTTGACTCGAATCCTCACGTCGTCAAACTGTACACCGGGGACCTGGAGCATTCCACTGAGTGCT GaaagtagatctcaaggaaACAGGGCTGGTGACCGCTGCCCTATACCAGTGGGGGATGAGCAACCGACTCAGACTGACCAGAAGGGTTCGGATATTCTCGCTTCATTTGCTCCTTTAGAGGTTCGAGTGATTCAAGCCACAGCAGGTAACTCCCAATGTTGA
- the LOC128605211 gene encoding adenylate cyclase type 10-like isoform X3 produces the protein MRSAMALAEPGYVMLSPEAWRLCRKNDLPVKWTENEQVVKVLCVRKRQSVSMEDLDNYKIPARSSPRRAYLLSTDDRQKYMHRFMIETALERMRTTVRMQRLKEAWPVTILFVNVQYAQTPTDVRRSCNRVSNIIAKQMFSCCGEICNAFFFEEGCVFPCAVGLPGKRRQDKTAQAMQAAYCIQETCSREIDNILMVSVGLSTGRVFYTLQRRPERNEYTVYGRTVHVASALVKEHLGMVSCDVATSLYSMLPLLPSMFHETKDHLEQVHKRDEIYEMLGDEAAMSRGMFGMRLALAHMQTMQYVERQVVDYASVIGHTFTVEMLQKFLPDIRDRALTTALRSLFRVGIFKCASEPRDVSVTKTCYCENKPQEFMQISEEPLWTCQLMSFCNAEEMEAVHNLVQKNRFLFKEQHVMCARYLEEKAYRCSKCNADKFIFGPKEAAGDIDEHLLEIYKTIRPNEIFQSQGMRCRSKTFRAERNSKNTACVLSKAKSVLTETRDRTTAGGCECAQLVETVLYPRVRHWTCVGDVPRTFYYLVESAAACVYLHNDARALEYLRMAKAIVENLTKGKPAFPSADPGAVKLCKLQQGFMYRLTGEVLFSAGEISEAEESFRKALKVLNCRLPRNAAMQLPMLVWETMKKSRFLSRHFEIPEKRKLAHLQECICCLSFLWQIGYMCGQFQSAMLAITMEINLAVQTADPFKILYTAIDYLQYRQLMSGESECRHLKDFLCRTCASLSDHPDGPRLISHLTRILTSSNCTPGTWSIPLSAESRSQGNRAGDRCPIPVGDEQPTQTDQKGSDILASFAPLEVRVIQATAGNSQC, from the exons ATGCGATCAGCGATGGCGCTAGCGGAGCCTGGCTACGTCATGCTCTCTCCTGAAGCATGGCGGCTCTGCCGCAAAAACGACTTACCCGTCAAGTGGACTGAAAACGAACAAGTGGTCAAG GTGCTCTGTGTCAGGAAAAGACAGAGCGTGTCAATGGAAGACCTGGACAATTACAAAATCCCTGCGAGGa GCTCCCCAAGAAGAGCGTACCTACTATCAACAGATGACAGACAAAAATACATGCACAGATTCATGATCGAAACAGCCCTGGAAAGG ATGCGCACAACAGTGCGAATGCAGCGgctgaaggaggcatggcccgTCACCATCTTGTTTGTGAATGTGCAGTACGCGCAAACTCCGACGGATGTCCGACGCAGCTGTAACCGAGTCAGCAACATTATTGCCAAGCAGATGTTCAGCTGCTGTGGGGAGATCTGCAATGCCTTCTTTTTTGAAGAG GGCTGTGTATTTCCGTGCGCCGTCGGTTTACCTGGGAAAAGGAGACAGGATAAGACTGCTCAGGCGATGCAGGCTGCCTACTGTATACAAGAGACATGCAGCCGAGAAATCGACAACATTTT GATGGTCTCTGTAGGGTTAAGTACAGGAAGAGTTTTCTACACTCTGCAGCGCCGTCCTGAGAGAAACGAATACACAG TGTACGGACGTACAGTACACGTGGCATCGGCTTTGGTGAAGGAGCACCTGGGGATGGTGTCGTGTGATGTGGCGACCAGCCTTTACTCCATGCTGCCTCTTTTGCCCTCGATGTTTCATGAGACGAAAGATCATCTTGAACAAGTGCACAAACGGGACGAGATTTATGAGAT GCTTGGTGATGAAGCTGCAATGTCCAGGGGGATGTTCGGAATGAGACTGG CTCTAGCTCACATGCAGACAATGCAGTATGTTGAGCGTCAGGTGGTGGACTACGCCTCCGTTATTGGCCACACCTTCACCGTCGAGATGCTGCAGAAGTTCCTGCCTGATATACGTGACCGGGCTCTCACGACCGCCCTTAGATCGCTGTTTAGAGTGGGCATCTTCAAGTGTGCCTCCGAGCCTAGGGACGTCTCAGTGACCAAGACCTGTTACTGCGAGAACAAACCCCAAG AGTTCATGCAGATCTCAGAGGAGCCTTTGTGGACGTGTCAGCTGATGAGTTTCTGCAACGCTGAGGAAATGGAGGCAGTGCATAACCTGGTACAAAAGAATAGGTTTCTGTTCAAGGAGCAGCATGTCATGTGTGCCAGGTACCTAGAGGAAAAGGCGTACCGCTGCAGCAAATGCAACGCTGACAAGTTCATATTCGGACCAAAAGAAGCCGCAGGAGACATCGACGAGCATCTCCTGGAGATCTACAAGACAATACGGCCTAACGAGATCTTTCAGAGCCAGG GCATGCGCTGTCGAAGTAAGACGTTCCGGGCTGAAAGAAACAG CAAGAATACAGCGTGCGTCCTGTCCAAAGCGAAGTCCGTACTGACGGAGACGCGTGATAGGACGACTGCGGGCGGCTGCGAGTGCGCTCAGCTAGTGGAGACGGTACTCTACCCTAGAGTGAGACACTGGACCTGTGTAGGAGATGTGCCCAGGACCTTTTACTACCTGGTGGAGAGCGCAGCCGCCTGTGTATATCTTCACAATGATGCCAGG GCATTGGAGTATCTGAGGATGGCCAAGGCAATTGTGGAGAATCTCACAAAAGGGAAGCCTGCGTTTCCATCAGcagatcctggagctgtgaaacTCTGTAAACTTCAGCAAGGGTTTATGTATCGGCTCACAGGAGAG gttctaTTTAGCGCAGGGGAAATTTCAGAGGCAGAGGAGAGCTTTAGGAAAGCCTTGAAGGTCCTGAACTGCAGACTCCCTCGCAATGCCGCCATGCAGTTGCCGATGTTGGTTTGGGAGACGATGAAGAAAAGCCGCTTCCTATCCAGACACTTCGAGATCCCAGA gAAAAGGAAGCTAGCCCATCTGCAGGAGTGCATCTGTTGTCTCTCCTTCCTGTGGCAAATCGGCTACATGTGCGGCCAGTTCCAAAGCGCAATGCTGGCCATCACCATGGAGATCAACCTGGCCGTCCAGACCGCCGATCCGTTCAAG ATCCTTTACACCGCCATTGACTACCTCCAGTACAGGCAGCTTATGAGCGGGGAGAGCGAGTGCAGGCATCTGAAAGACTTCCTGTGCAGGACTTGCGCCAGCCTGTCGGACCACCCTGATGGACCGAGGCTGATCAGCCACTTGACTCGAATCCTCACGTCGTCAAACTGTACACCGGGGACCTGGAGCATTCCACTGAGTGCT GaaagtagatctcaaggaaACAGGGCTGGTGACCGCTGCCCTATACCAGTGGGGGATGAGCAACCGACTCAGACTGACCAGAAGGGTTCGGATATTCTCGCTTCATTTGCTCCTTTAGAGGTTCGAGTGATTCAAGCCACAGCAGGTAACTCCCAATGTTGA
- the LOC128605211 gene encoding adenylate cyclase type 10-like isoform X1, which translates to MDLYSCPVFNSRIMNADLYSVLTSESVRTREDKTGVLLHLSTPRLIIDQHNPCLKSVARICAAGGYIVHDTGDTILAEWVVENVQLSDTISQVVQCAFQILDKCDKQRRKHLKIVISSGRFSRARVGVGARQLFVVFGTAVDEMRSAMALAEPGYVMLSPEAWRLCRKNDLPVKWTENEQVVKVLCVRKRQSVSMEDLDNYKIPARSSPRRAYLLSTDDRQKYMHRFMIETALERMRTTVRMQRLKEAWPVTILFVNVQYAQTPTDVRRSCNRVSNIIAKQMFSCCGEICNAFFFEEGCVFPCAVGLPGKRRQDKTAQAMQAAYCIQETCSREIDNILMVSVGLSTGRVFYTLQRRPERNEYTVYGRTVHVASALVKEHLGMVSCDVATSLYSMLPLLPSMFHETKDHLEQVHKRDEIYEMLGDEAAMSRGMFGMRLALAHMQTMQYVERQVVDYASVIGHTFTVEMLQKFLPDIRDRALTTALRSLFRVGIFKCASEPRDVSVTKTCYCENKPQEFMQISEEPLWTCQLMSFCNAEEMEAVHNLVQKNRFLFKEQHVMCARYLEEKAYRCSKCNADKFIFGPKEAAGDIDEHLLEIYKTIRPNEIFQSQGMRCRSKTFRAERNSKNTACVLSKAKSVLTETRDRTTAGGCECAQLVETVLYPRVRHWTCVGDVPRTFYYLVESAAACVYLHNDARALEYLRMAKAIVENLTKGKPAFPSADPGAVKLCKLQQGFMYRLTGEVLFSAGEISEAEESFRKALKVLNCRLPRNAAMQLPMLVWETMKKSRFLSRHFEIPEKRKLAHLQECICCLSFLWQIGYMCGQFQSAMLAITMEINLAVQTADPFKILYTAIDYLQYRQLMSGESECRHLKDFLCRTCASLSDHPDGPRLISHLTRILTSSNCTPGTWSIPLSAESRSQGNRAGDRCPIPVGDEQPTQTDQKGSDILASFAPLEVRVIQATAGNSQC; encoded by the exons ATGGATCTCTACAGCTGCCCAGTTTTTAACTCTAGAATCATGAATGCTGACTTGTACAGTGTTTTGACATCAGAGTCAGTTCGCACCAGAGAAGACAAGACTGGTGTTTTGCTGCACTTGAGTACACCAC GCTTGATAATTGATCAGCACAACCCCTGCCTGAAAAGTGTTGCAC GTATCTGTGCTGCAGGTGGCTACATTGTGCACGACACAG GTGATACGATTCTGGCTGAATGGGTGGTGGAGAACGTGCAGCTGAGTGACACCATATCTCAGGTTGTCCAATGCGCTTTCCAAATTCTGGATAAGTGCGACAAGCAAAGGAGAAAACATCTCAAAATAG TAATATCGTCTGGGAGATTCTCCAGAGCGAGAGTAGGAGTTGGCGCTCGTCAGCTCTTCGTCGTGTTTGGCACGGCCGTGGACGAGATGCGATCAGCGATGGCGCTAGCGGAGCCTGGCTACGTCATGCTCTCTCCTGAAGCATGGCGGCTCTGCCGCAAAAACGACTTACCCGTCAAGTGGACTGAAAACGAACAAGTGGTCAAG GTGCTCTGTGTCAGGAAAAGACAGAGCGTGTCAATGGAAGACCTGGACAATTACAAAATCCCTGCGAGGa GCTCCCCAAGAAGAGCGTACCTACTATCAACAGATGACAGACAAAAATACATGCACAGATTCATGATCGAAACAGCCCTGGAAAGG ATGCGCACAACAGTGCGAATGCAGCGgctgaaggaggcatggcccgTCACCATCTTGTTTGTGAATGTGCAGTACGCGCAAACTCCGACGGATGTCCGACGCAGCTGTAACCGAGTCAGCAACATTATTGCCAAGCAGATGTTCAGCTGCTGTGGGGAGATCTGCAATGCCTTCTTTTTTGAAGAG GGCTGTGTATTTCCGTGCGCCGTCGGTTTACCTGGGAAAAGGAGACAGGATAAGACTGCTCAGGCGATGCAGGCTGCCTACTGTATACAAGAGACATGCAGCCGAGAAATCGACAACATTTT GATGGTCTCTGTAGGGTTAAGTACAGGAAGAGTTTTCTACACTCTGCAGCGCCGTCCTGAGAGAAACGAATACACAG TGTACGGACGTACAGTACACGTGGCATCGGCTTTGGTGAAGGAGCACCTGGGGATGGTGTCGTGTGATGTGGCGACCAGCCTTTACTCCATGCTGCCTCTTTTGCCCTCGATGTTTCATGAGACGAAAGATCATCTTGAACAAGTGCACAAACGGGACGAGATTTATGAGAT GCTTGGTGATGAAGCTGCAATGTCCAGGGGGATGTTCGGAATGAGACTGG CTCTAGCTCACATGCAGACAATGCAGTATGTTGAGCGTCAGGTGGTGGACTACGCCTCCGTTATTGGCCACACCTTCACCGTCGAGATGCTGCAGAAGTTCCTGCCTGATATACGTGACCGGGCTCTCACGACCGCCCTTAGATCGCTGTTTAGAGTGGGCATCTTCAAGTGTGCCTCCGAGCCTAGGGACGTCTCAGTGACCAAGACCTGTTACTGCGAGAACAAACCCCAAG AGTTCATGCAGATCTCAGAGGAGCCTTTGTGGACGTGTCAGCTGATGAGTTTCTGCAACGCTGAGGAAATGGAGGCAGTGCATAACCTGGTACAAAAGAATAGGTTTCTGTTCAAGGAGCAGCATGTCATGTGTGCCAGGTACCTAGAGGAAAAGGCGTACCGCTGCAGCAAATGCAACGCTGACAAGTTCATATTCGGACCAAAAGAAGCCGCAGGAGACATCGACGAGCATCTCCTGGAGATCTACAAGACAATACGGCCTAACGAGATCTTTCAGAGCCAGG GCATGCGCTGTCGAAGTAAGACGTTCCGGGCTGAAAGAAACAG CAAGAATACAGCGTGCGTCCTGTCCAAAGCGAAGTCCGTACTGACGGAGACGCGTGATAGGACGACTGCGGGCGGCTGCGAGTGCGCTCAGCTAGTGGAGACGGTACTCTACCCTAGAGTGAGACACTGGACCTGTGTAGGAGATGTGCCCAGGACCTTTTACTACCTGGTGGAGAGCGCAGCCGCCTGTGTATATCTTCACAATGATGCCAGG GCATTGGAGTATCTGAGGATGGCCAAGGCAATTGTGGAGAATCTCACAAAAGGGAAGCCTGCGTTTCCATCAGcagatcctggagctgtgaaacTCTGTAAACTTCAGCAAGGGTTTATGTATCGGCTCACAGGAGAG gttctaTTTAGCGCAGGGGAAATTTCAGAGGCAGAGGAGAGCTTTAGGAAAGCCTTGAAGGTCCTGAACTGCAGACTCCCTCGCAATGCCGCCATGCAGTTGCCGATGTTGGTTTGGGAGACGATGAAGAAAAGCCGCTTCCTATCCAGACACTTCGAGATCCCAGA gAAAAGGAAGCTAGCCCATCTGCAGGAGTGCATCTGTTGTCTCTCCTTCCTGTGGCAAATCGGCTACATGTGCGGCCAGTTCCAAAGCGCAATGCTGGCCATCACCATGGAGATCAACCTGGCCGTCCAGACCGCCGATCCGTTCAAG ATCCTTTACACCGCCATTGACTACCTCCAGTACAGGCAGCTTATGAGCGGGGAGAGCGAGTGCAGGCATCTGAAAGACTTCCTGTGCAGGACTTGCGCCAGCCTGTCGGACCACCCTGATGGACCGAGGCTGATCAGCCACTTGACTCGAATCCTCACGTCGTCAAACTGTACACCGGGGACCTGGAGCATTCCACTGAGTGCT GaaagtagatctcaaggaaACAGGGCTGGTGACCGCTGCCCTATACCAGTGGGGGATGAGCAACCGACTCAGACTGACCAGAAGGGTTCGGATATTCTCGCTTCATTTGCTCCTTTAGAGGTTCGAGTGATTCAAGCCACAGCAGGTAACTCCCAATGTTGA
- the LOC128605343 gene encoding protein ccsmst1: MSAAGRCVFSGLLRYHSLSPGQIKPAILRPCIARSLSISSQLYDKPRRSPGSTDGEETLSQPIKFSTSKASHRTWKVERSMGSRFQRPWWKVLPISVFTIGFLLWCIFRQENDIDRALEKHLFEHLPGLLTNMEEETEEREELKKEPDDGSK; this comes from the exons ATGTCAGCAGCAGGACGGTGTGTGTTTAGTGGTTTATTACGCTACCACTCTTTAAGTCCTGGACAAATCAAGCCTGCCATTTTGAG GCCATGCATTGCACGATCGTTGTCTATCAGTTCACAGCTCTACGACAAGCCCCGTCGATCTCCAGGCTCAACCGATGGCGAGGAGACCCTCTCTCAACCCATCAAGTTCTCCACGAGTAAAGCCAGCCACCGGACGTGGAAGGTGGAGCGCTCAATGGGCAGCAGGTTCCAACGGCCGTGGTGGAAGGTCCTGCCAATCAGCGTCTTCACCATCGGCTTCCTCCTGTGGTGCATCTTTCGCCAGGAGAACGACATCGACCGTGCTCTGGAAAAGCACCTGTTTGAACATTTACCTGGGTTACTGACCAACATGGAGGAGGAGACTGAGGAGAGGGAGGAACTCAAAAAGGAACCTGATGATGGTTCAAAATGA
- the LOC128615946 gene encoding uncharacterized protein C7orf50 homolog, which yields MRVERQDSGRPDQTRPLQPAVDLKDNEEKKDRGGTRVCRCRRGQTNLCITTDFRIQNGCLVYTNSEVCVPISEVKERKKKKKDGNDEERNGKKKSEACEAVSGVKKKKLKKEKDACVDTTESADLTESRKNEELNGKKKETHKTKRIITQKDGAEEEEGVEDEDEEEEEELSPEEQRVLERKLKKIRKKEQKKKQKEDGKSEKEESKSSTAQTLALDYLTCWSEKRDKWKFQKTRQVWLLQHMYDSEKVPDAHFSVLLSYLEGLHGIARELTVHKAEALVRFGASPEGEEDGATEAQKKMQRARKVIQILF from the exons ATGCGAGTTG AAAGACAAGACTCGGGAAGACCAGACCAGACCAGACCGTTGCAGCCAGCTGTGGACCTCAAAGAcaatgaagagaaaaaagacagaggCGGCACCCGAG tATGCAGGTGTAGAAGAGGACAGACAAACCTCTGTATCACCACTGATTTCCGtattcaaaatggctgcttgGTCTATACA AACTCCGAGGTGTGTGTCCCTATCAGTGAGgtgaaggagaggaagaaaaagaagaaagatggCAATGACGAAGAGCGCAATGGCAAAAAG AAATCTGAGGCTTGTGAAGCTGTTAGTGgggtgaagaaaaagaagttgAAAAAGGAGAAAGACGCCTGTGTGGACACTACAGAGTCGGCTGATCTTACGGAGAGCCGTAAGAATGAAGAGCTTAATGGCAAGAAGAAAGAAACGCACAAAACCAAG CGTATAATTACCCAGAAGGACGGAGCGGAAGAAGAGGAAGGCGTggaggacgaggacgaggaggaggaggaggagctgagCCCGGAGGAACAACGAGTGCTGGAGAGGAAGCTGAAGAAGATACGGAAAaaggagcagaagaagaagcagaaggaaGACGGGAAGTCTGAGAAGGAGGAGAGCAAAAGCAGCACTGCACAGACGCTGGCTCTGGATTATCTGACATG ctggTCCGAGAAGCGAGACAAGTGGAAGTTCCAGAAGACGAggcaggtgtggctcctgcagCACATGTACGACAGCGAGAAG GTGCCGGACGCTCATTTCTCTGTTCTCTTATCATATCTGGAAGGGCTGCATGGCATTGCTCGGGAGCTCACAGTGCACAAAGCAGAGGCTTTGGTCCGATTTGGGGCGAGTCCAGAAGGGGAAGAGGACGGGGCTACAGAAGCACAGAAGAAGATGCAACGGGCCAGAAAGGTCATTCAGATTCTCTTCTGA
- the LOC128605326 gene encoding retinol dehydrogenase 13-like, whose amino-acid sequence MSRYILPASIFGTVFGGAVLLKNHLTGGTCPSKARIPGKTVVITGANTGIGKETARELARRGGRIIMGCRDMGKCEEAAREIRGSTLNPHVYARHVDLASIKSIRSFAEKINQEEERVDILINNAAVMRCPPGKTEDGFDMQLGVNYLGHFLLTNLLLDKLRDSAPSRVINLSSLAHIIGEIDFEDLNWDKKTFNTKKAYCRSKLAIVLFTRELARRLEGTGVTVNALHPGVVATELGRHTGMHQSQFSSTVLSPFFYLLIKSPELGAQPSVYLAVAEELTSVSGRYYDVMKEKEPAPQALDQEVAVKLWDISASLVGLETTVSVPTSSPETVTPVKVLPEEIQTHQSEPTAALTNV is encoded by the exons ATGAGTAGATATATCCTTCCTGCGTCTATATTCGGGACTGTTTTTGGCGGTGCAGTACTGCTAAA GAACCATTTGACAGGAGGCACCTGCCCAAGTAAAGCCAGGATCCCTGGAAAGACGGTGGTTATAACTGGAGCCAACACCGGGATTGGGAAAGAGACGGCCCGAGAGCTGGCCAGGAGAG GAGGAAGGATTATTATGGGATGTCGAGACATGGGGAAGTGTGAAGAAGCAGCACGTGAGATCAGAGGTTCCACCCTGAACCCTCACGTTTACGCCAGACACGTTGACCTGGCTTCAATTAAATCCATACGGAGCTTTGCTGAGAAGATCAACCAgg aagaGGAACGAGTGGACATTCTGATCAATAATGCTGCGGTGATGAGGTGTCCTCCAGGGAAGACCGAAGATGGCTTTGACATGCAGCTTGGAGTCAACTACCTAG GCCATTTCCTCCTGACCAATCTGCTGCTGGATAAGCTGAGAGACTCCGCCCCCAGCAGAGTCATCAACCTGTCGTCTTTGGCGCACATCATTGGCGAGATTGACTTCGAGGACTTGAACTGGGACAAGAAGACGTTTAACACGAAGAAGGCGTATTGTCGGAGCAAACTCGCCATCGTCCTGTTCACACGAGAGCTCGCACGCAGGCTCgagg gTACTGGGGTCACGGTAAACGCCCTGCACCCTGGAGTCGTCGCCACAGAGCTGGGTAGACACACAGGCATGCACCAATCGCAGTTCTCCAGCACTGTACTCA GTCCGTTCTTCTACCTGCTGATAAAGTCACCCGAACTCGGCGCCCAACCAAGCGTTTACCTTGCCGTCGCCGAGGAGCTGACGAGCGTGAGCGGTCGTTACTACGACGTTATGAAGGAGAAAGAGCCCGCCCCTCAGGCTCTGGACCAGGAAGTGGCAGTCAAACTCTGGGATATCAGTGCTTCTTTGGTGGGTTTAGAGACCACCGTTTCTGTACCAACCTCTTCTCCAGAGACTGTAACGCCTGTTAAAGTTCTGCCCGAGGAGATTCAGACACACCAGTCAGAGCCTACCGCTGCTTTGACGAACGTGTAA